In Luteolibacter rhizosphaerae, the following proteins share a genomic window:
- a CDS encoding zinc-ribbon domain-containing protein, protein MKQRRQRNRLRPKGDGKRKKEQPDPKEEEARKVSKRARELGLAPINREKLHSRSVFGSFLQSTFHGCFYLDYEFTCKDCGKVEVWTGRQQKWWYEVARGEVEQTAVRCRSCRQKEKRCRDEARRVHLEGLERKKRGK, encoded by the coding sequence ATGAAACAGCGGCGTCAACGGAATCGGCTGCGTCCGAAGGGGGATGGAAAGCGTAAGAAGGAGCAGCCAGATCCAAAGGAGGAAGAAGCGCGGAAGGTATCAAAGCGAGCCAGAGAGCTTGGTCTCGCGCCGATCAACCGTGAGAAGCTGCATTCGCGCAGCGTTTTCGGGTCCTTCCTCCAGTCCACCTTCCACGGCTGCTTCTATCTGGACTACGAATTCACCTGTAAGGATTGCGGGAAGGTCGAGGTCTGGACCGGTCGCCAACAGAAGTGGTGGTATGAAGTGGCGCGCGGCGAGGTGGAGCAGACTGCGGTGCGTTGCCGCAGTTGCAGGCAGAAGGAGAAGCGCTGCAGGGACGAAGCGCGCCGGGTGCATCTCGAAGGCTTGGAGCGGAAGAAGCGGGGGAAGTGA
- a CDS encoding sulfatase family protein, which yields MKSIGLLALLPFALIAAERPNIVLIYADDLGYGDISCNGASAVQTPGIDRLAKEGINFSAGYATSATCTPSRFSMLTGKYAWRQQGTGILPGDAALIIDPAQPTLQGMLQKAGYRTGVVGKWHLGLGGKEGVNWNQPIKPSPNEVGFDFSHIMAATGDRVPCVYVEDGKVVNLDPADPIEVSYKQPFPGLPTGTTDRSTLKLDWSHGHNMAIVNGIGRIGFMKGGSKALWKDEDMADHFTAQALRFIRESKEQPFFLYFALHDIHVPRVPHPRFVGKTSMGSRGDAIVQADWQVGEVLRLLDELKLAENTIVVFSSDNGPVIDDGYKDEAEAKLGGHKPAGPWRGGKYSMHEGGTRVPFLLRWPARVRPGKQSPAMVSQIDFATSFAVLTGQDSKFPDSENMLRALTGDSDKGRDHIIEHAGQLAIRSGDWKFVPGKNKQPGQLYDLSKDPGESKNLAPENAKKIAELKSLLEKVRAR from the coding sequence ATGAAATCCATCGGCCTGCTGGCTCTTCTTCCTTTCGCCCTGATTGCCGCGGAAAGGCCGAACATCGTCCTGATCTATGCCGATGACCTAGGCTACGGTGACATCTCCTGCAACGGTGCCAGCGCCGTGCAGACGCCGGGCATCGACCGCTTGGCGAAGGAAGGAATCAATTTCAGCGCGGGCTACGCCACCTCGGCCACCTGCACGCCCTCGCGCTTTTCCATGCTCACGGGGAAGTATGCCTGGCGCCAACAGGGCACCGGCATCTTGCCGGGAGATGCGGCACTGATCATCGATCCAGCCCAACCAACGCTGCAAGGCATGCTGCAGAAAGCGGGCTACCGCACCGGGGTGGTGGGCAAGTGGCACCTGGGCCTCGGCGGCAAGGAGGGCGTGAACTGGAATCAGCCGATCAAACCCTCGCCGAATGAGGTCGGCTTCGACTTCTCCCACATCATGGCCGCCACGGGCGACCGCGTGCCCTGCGTGTATGTGGAGGATGGCAAGGTGGTGAATCTGGATCCCGCCGACCCGATCGAGGTTTCCTACAAGCAGCCCTTCCCCGGTCTGCCCACCGGCACCACGGACCGCTCCACGCTGAAGCTCGACTGGAGCCACGGCCACAACATGGCGATCGTGAACGGCATCGGCCGCATCGGCTTCATGAAGGGCGGCAGCAAGGCGCTGTGGAAGGACGAGGACATGGCGGACCACTTCACCGCGCAGGCGCTGCGCTTCATCCGCGAATCGAAGGAGCAGCCTTTCTTCCTCTACTTCGCGCTGCACGATATCCACGTGCCACGGGTCCCCCACCCTCGCTTCGTCGGCAAGACGAGCATGGGCTCGCGCGGCGATGCCATCGTGCAGGCGGACTGGCAGGTCGGCGAAGTGCTGCGCCTGCTCGATGAACTCAAGCTGGCGGAGAACACGATCGTGGTCTTCTCCAGCGACAACGGCCCGGTGATCGACGACGGCTACAAGGACGAAGCCGAGGCGAAGCTGGGCGGCCACAAACCGGCGGGCCCCTGGCGCGGGGGAAAGTATAGTATGCATGAAGGCGGCACCCGCGTGCCCTTCCTGCTGCGCTGGCCGGCCCGTGTAAGGCCCGGGAAGCAGAGCCCCGCGATGGTGAGCCAGATCGACTTTGCTACGAGCTTCGCCGTACTTACCGGGCAGGATTCGAAGTTCCCCGATAGCGAGAACATGCTTCGTGCCCTCACCGGCGATTCGGACAAAGGTCGCGACCACATCATCGAGCACGCCGGCCAACTCGCCATTCGCTCGGGCGACTGGAAATTCGTTCCCGGCAAGAACAAGCAACCCGGCCAGCTCTACGATCTCTCGAAGGATCCCGGCGAGAGCAAGAACCTCGCTCCGGAGAATGCGAAGAAGATCGCGGAGCTCAAGAGCCTGCTGGAGAAGGTGAGAGCCAGATAG
- a CDS encoding SMI1/KNR4 family protein → MRYPLEHLEDSGPDLDEEDLKALEEQLKLKLPPSLRGLLLEVNGGDFEGLASFKTGNKSPDVRAFCRIEEDHDDDILHLCELVEYFDFRKHLPLASTWGGDFWVIGVKDHAIYYWDHEGGPLRKICDSLDEFLAGIEVEPAESEFVIKCKTASLTEMKAWHGFEEHRGKICQEAAKHDNLVLVKGCLEDGLPPGMVMRCAAMNGSWSVLDHLISQGWDINKLEPDGRTIRDWTDYNPARAVEVEKRGGLRSKDLPA, encoded by the coding sequence ATGCGATACCCCCTCGAGCATCTTGAAGACAGCGGTCCCGATCTCGATGAGGAGGACCTGAAGGCTCTCGAAGAACAGCTCAAGCTCAAGCTGCCACCCTCCCTGCGGGGATTACTGCTGGAGGTCAACGGCGGCGACTTCGAAGGACTCGCGAGCTTCAAAACCGGGAACAAGTCACCGGACGTGCGGGCCTTCTGCCGGATCGAAGAGGACCACGACGACGACATTCTCCATCTCTGCGAGTTAGTCGAATACTTCGACTTCCGCAAGCATCTACCGCTGGCGAGCACTTGGGGCGGCGACTTCTGGGTGATCGGTGTGAAGGATCACGCGATCTACTACTGGGATCACGAAGGCGGTCCCTTGCGGAAGATCTGCGATTCGCTGGACGAGTTTCTGGCGGGGATCGAGGTCGAACCGGCCGAGTCGGAGTTTGTGATCAAGTGCAAGACCGCGTCGCTCACCGAGATGAAGGCATGGCACGGCTTCGAAGAACATCGCGGGAAGATCTGCCAAGAGGCCGCGAAGCACGACAATCTCGTGCTGGTAAAGGGATGCCTGGAGGACGGCCTGCCGCCCGGCATGGTGATGCGCTGCGCGGCCATGAACGGCAGTTGGTCCGTGCTCGATCACCTGATCTCGCAAGGATGGGACATCAACAAGCTTGAGCCGGATGGTAGGACGATCCGGGATTGGACCGACTACAACCCCGCGCGTGCGGTGGAAGTGGAGAAGCGCGGTGGCCTTCGTTCAAAGGACTTGCCAGCCTAG
- a CDS encoding MBL fold metallo-hydrolase, whose protein sequence is MRFIVLGSGSGGNAAVVEAGGIRLLVDAGLSAKQLVTRMMASGINPATLNAVLLTHEHGDHIKGLRVMMKQLAVPIYATPATSMVVRDGGVGGSWKIFESGAGFRMNGLEIQSFAVPHDAVEPVGFTFRHEDKSFGLLSDTGHVTKLILDRLRGVNALFVEANYDDELLEADMKRPWSTKQRISSRHGHLSNAQTAALVAELIPAGLRRVVLGHLSRDCNCPVKAAAAVRAAFMEVEVCCAGQDNTCGWWE, encoded by the coding sequence GTGCGGTTCATCGTCCTAGGCAGCGGCAGCGGAGGGAATGCGGCGGTCGTGGAGGCCGGCGGCATCCGGCTGCTCGTGGATGCAGGACTCTCGGCCAAGCAACTCGTGACTCGCATGATGGCCAGCGGGATCAATCCGGCGACGCTGAATGCGGTGTTGCTGACCCACGAACACGGCGATCACATCAAGGGCCTGCGCGTGATGATGAAGCAACTCGCGGTACCGATCTATGCCACGCCCGCCACCTCGATGGTGGTGCGCGACGGCGGGGTCGGCGGGTCGTGGAAGATCTTCGAGTCCGGCGCGGGCTTCCGCATGAACGGGCTGGAGATCCAGTCCTTCGCCGTGCCGCACGATGCGGTGGAGCCGGTAGGCTTCACGTTCCGTCATGAGGACAAGTCCTTCGGCCTGCTGAGCGATACCGGGCACGTGACCAAGCTGATCCTCGATCGCCTGCGCGGGGTGAACGCGCTCTTCGTGGAGGCGAACTACGATGACGAGCTGTTAGAGGCCGACATGAAGCGCCCTTGGTCGACCAAGCAGCGCATCTCTTCCCGCCACGGTCATCTTTCGAATGCCCAGACCGCGGCACTGGTGGCGGAACTGATTCCGGCCGGACTGCGCCGCGTGGTGCTCGGCCATCTCAGCCGCGATTGCAACTGCCCGGTGAAAGCGGCAGCCGCCGTGCGCGCCGCCTTTATGGAGGTGGAAGTGTGTTGCGCCGGTCAGGATAACACCTGCGGCTGGTGGGAGTGA
- a CDS encoding AsmA-like C-terminal region-containing protein: MRHLRIIHKLRTLLALLVFAALLAAGGGLWWANQTGLPETWRAQIENGLAAQGLHADIGRLRYWPLQGIEADEVIVYADASRERVIAKAHEVVVDVDRTKLARGDVRVERLDLRGGSLTLPVDPDDPKSKVLEVKNASGRVLMPGGRRLEVKNARGEVSGVALEFEALVLGYKKRLTEKPEDLEAQLYRRRLLSRVIELLEPWAFEEGKPPVIRMRVEGDLDDPKTVRADLHLTSGAMNHGNLSINSIEARGEMRGRLLVLESLTIKDGGGDLKGRMEFDLATRSGRFEMRSNLDLPPILQELDAEGLLRDVSFESRPELTARGKLEWPEDAKPSFHIMGHLKADNVRFAKHTASRLESDVSWDGKNLFLDNLEATRPDGSMKARVLVQADQVRYEASTDLKPTVWRSFFDSVPLGKVLHDFSESKQTKVAARVEGRFGRGNPHDWSAWGEASATHMAYRGTPFNRAKVKMKLDHEFLDFTEGTVEFDYSDYSLRKAHGGPMTGEAKVDRVRYNRVPSTLTLEGIRGSFWPAPVLRMFLPSVADHLEEYGFHRTPELSAAGTIGLFSGIPKTDFRIKGVTPGLVSYRFAGTDLLLNGLDTVVRVKPDRTEVRDLSFDLFDGKMRGQFDIIPDDRGKQVKGDIDWTRLSLPELSKACGFEKAAKGYVTGRMDFDHKGRDAAGLNGEGHIALEEGELFSVPIFGPLSPLLSAVLDRKTGFQQATEAFCSFKVTEGVLSTRDFYTDTSSLVFTGDGTANLNRKTMDMTIRMNARGLLGVITLPLKPFYGLFQFRGTGPLKEPKWDNVMFTSPPEEAEEKLLEAPKARPARGPVNRR, encoded by the coding sequence GTGCGGCACCTCCGTATCATCCACAAGCTCCGCACGCTGTTGGCGCTGCTGGTGTTTGCGGCGCTGCTGGCGGCGGGGGGCGGCCTGTGGTGGGCGAATCAGACCGGCCTGCCGGAGACCTGGCGGGCCCAGATCGAGAACGGCTTGGCCGCGCAGGGCTTGCACGCGGATATCGGCCGCCTGCGCTATTGGCCGCTGCAGGGGATCGAAGCGGACGAGGTGATCGTCTACGCGGATGCCAGCCGCGAGCGCGTGATCGCGAAGGCGCACGAGGTGGTGGTGGATGTGGATCGCACCAAGTTGGCCCGCGGCGATGTGCGCGTGGAACGGCTCGACCTCCGCGGTGGCTCGCTGACCCTACCCGTGGACCCGGACGATCCGAAGTCCAAGGTGCTGGAGGTGAAGAACGCCAGCGGCCGTGTGCTCATGCCCGGCGGGCGTCGCTTGGAGGTGAAGAACGCCCGCGGTGAGGTGAGCGGTGTCGCGCTGGAGTTCGAGGCCCTGGTGCTCGGCTACAAGAAGCGGCTCACGGAAAAGCCGGAGGATCTGGAGGCGCAGCTTTACCGGCGGCGCCTGCTTTCGCGGGTTATCGAGCTGCTTGAGCCCTGGGCCTTTGAGGAGGGCAAGCCGCCAGTCATCCGCATGCGCGTGGAGGGCGATCTGGATGACCCGAAGACGGTGCGTGCGGACCTGCACCTGACCAGCGGGGCGATGAACCATGGCAACCTTTCGATCAACAGCATCGAGGCCCGCGGCGAGATGCGCGGTCGTCTCCTGGTGCTGGAATCCCTGACGATCAAGGACGGTGGCGGCGACCTGAAAGGTCGCATGGAGTTCGATCTGGCGACCCGCAGCGGCCGCTTCGAGATGCGCTCGAATCTCGATCTGCCGCCGATCCTGCAAGAGCTGGATGCGGAAGGCCTGCTGCGCGACGTGAGCTTCGAGTCCCGGCCGGAGCTGACCGCCCGCGGCAAGCTGGAATGGCCGGAAGACGCGAAGCCGAGCTTCCACATCATGGGCCATCTGAAGGCGGATAACGTCCGCTTCGCCAAGCACACGGCCAGCCGCTTGGAGAGCGATGTCTCGTGGGATGGCAAGAACCTCTTCCTCGACAATCTGGAAGCGACTCGGCCGGACGGCTCGATGAAGGCGCGGGTCCTGGTGCAGGCCGATCAGGTGCGCTACGAGGCCTCCACCGATCTGAAGCCGACGGTGTGGCGCAGCTTCTTCGACAGCGTGCCGCTGGGTAAAGTTCTCCACGATTTCAGCGAGAGCAAACAGACCAAGGTGGCCGCTCGGGTCGAGGGTCGCTTCGGTCGCGGGAATCCCCACGACTGGTCGGCATGGGGTGAAGCGAGTGCCACTCACATGGCCTATCGCGGCACGCCCTTCAACCGGGCCAAGGTGAAGATGAAGCTCGACCACGAGTTCTTGGATTTCACCGAGGGCACGGTGGAGTTCGATTACTCGGACTACTCCCTGCGCAAGGCCCACGGCGGTCCCATGACGGGGGAGGCGAAGGTGGACCGGGTGCGCTACAATCGCGTGCCCTCGACTCTGACGCTGGAAGGGATCAGAGGGAGCTTCTGGCCTGCCCCGGTGCTGCGGATGTTCCTGCCGTCCGTGGCGGATCATCTGGAGGAGTACGGCTTCCATCGTACTCCGGAGCTGAGTGCCGCGGGCACCATCGGGCTCTTCAGCGGCATTCCGAAGACGGACTTCCGGATCAAGGGGGTGACACCCGGCTTGGTCTCCTATCGCTTCGCGGGTACGGATCTGCTGCTCAACGGGCTGGATACCGTGGTGCGCGTGAAGCCGGACCGCACCGAGGTGCGGGATCTCTCCTTCGATCTCTTCGATGGCAAGATGCGCGGGCAGTTCGACATCATCCCGGACGATCGCGGCAAGCAGGTGAAGGGTGACATCGACTGGACCCGCCTGAGCCTGCCGGAGCTCTCGAAGGCCTGCGGCTTTGAAAAGGCCGCGAAGGGCTATGTGACCGGCCGCATGGACTTCGATCACAAGGGCCGGGACGCCGCGGGCCTGAACGGCGAAGGACACATCGCCTTGGAAGAGGGTGAACTCTTCTCCGTGCCGATCTTCGGGCCGCTCTCGCCGCTGCTCAGTGCGGTGCTCGATCGCAAGACGGGTTTCCAGCAGGCAACCGAGGCCTTTTGTAGTTTCAAGGTGACCGAAGGCGTGCTGAGCACCCGCGATTTCTACACGGATACCTCCTCGCTGGTTTTCACCGGCGATGGCACCGCGAACCTCAACCGCAAGACGATGGACATGACCATCCGCATGAACGCGCGCGGATTGCTGGGTGTCATCACGCTGCCGCTCAAGCCCTTCTACGGGCTTTTCCAGTTCCGCGGTACCGGCCCCCTGAAGGAGCCGAAGTGGGACAATGTGATGTTCACCTCGCCGCCGGAAGAGGCGGAGGAGAAGCTGCTGGAAGCGCCGAAGGCGAGACCGGCACGCGGCCCGGTGAACCGGCGCTAG
- a CDS encoding DUF883 family protein: MSDTFASNAGSLDPEAGFSNGPSVGQAANDLRTAAGEKVKDVAGQASEQARALKERAVESVQHFKEVATEKASHLKEVASEKAQAFKSAATEKASHLKEVAGDRAKQFRSAADEQWRETREKAKEIHITTEDYIRQHPTRCVVGALGLGFVIGLLARR, encoded by the coding sequence ATGTCCGACACTTTCGCCAGCAACGCCGGTTCCCTCGATCCCGAAGCCGGTTTCTCCAATGGTCCGTCCGTCGGCCAAGCCGCCAATGACCTCCGCACCGCCGCGGGAGAGAAGGTCAAGGATGTGGCCGGCCAAGCCAGCGAGCAGGCCCGGGCCCTGAAGGAGCGCGCGGTGGAATCCGTGCAGCACTTCAAGGAAGTGGCCACCGAAAAGGCCTCCCATCTGAAGGAAGTGGCGAGCGAGAAGGCCCAGGCCTTCAAGAGCGCTGCGACCGAAAAGGCTTCCCACCTCAAGGAAGTGGCGGGCGATCGCGCCAAGCAGTTCCGCAGCGCCGCCGACGAGCAGTGGCGTGAAACCCGCGAGAAGGCGAAGGAGATTCACATCACCACCGAGGACTACATCCGCCAGCATCCTACGCGTTGCGTGGTCGGCGCTTTGGGCCTCGGATTCGTGATCGGCCTGCTTGCCCGCCGCTAA
- a CDS encoding phage holin family protein → MTQGPEPEMPEHSSWRESAVEFVSARVELLSLEAKEAGKLAAIKVALIVFAICCLLVAWLVAVAGLIGWIASGTGSWYFVALGAAGFHVLLAVVAVLILRRPAPPAFPHSKAELLKDREWLLHKNEISKR, encoded by the coding sequence ATGACCCAAGGCCCTGAACCGGAAATGCCCGAGCACTCGTCCTGGCGGGAATCCGCGGTGGAATTCGTTTCCGCGCGGGTGGAGTTGTTGTCCTTGGAGGCCAAGGAGGCCGGAAAGCTTGCCGCGATCAAGGTCGCGCTGATCGTCTTCGCCATCTGCTGCCTGCTGGTGGCGTGGCTGGTCGCGGTGGCGGGCTTGATCGGCTGGATTGCTTCCGGCACCGGCTCGTGGTATTTCGTCGCCCTCGGTGCTGCCGGCTTCCACGTGCTGCTTGCCGTGGTGGCAGTCCTGATTCTGCGCCGTCCGGCCCCGCCGGCATTCCCGCATTCCAAGGCTGAACTTCTAAAAGACCGCGAATGGCTTCTTCACAAGAACGAGATCTCGAAGCGCTGA
- a CDS encoding type IV pilus twitching motility protein PilT: protein MSEHRVLDHVDEYLRLGREYECSDIHLPTAYPPAWRRHGQLSPIWNDHPPLTAEDTERLARSFLSEREWTRLQENGDVDFAYSNGDGRYRASVVKQRLGYDMVFRIITGVIRSMEEINLPVEHLTPLTRYHNGLILVTGAVGSGKSTTLAALVDFINADREDHILTLEDPIEYVFESKGCQVNQREVHTHTESFAKALRGALREDPDVIMVGEMRDLETISLALTAAETGHLVLGTLHTGNAPRTLDRVLDVFPVDQREQIRIMVSESLRGVLSQQLVPRADGQGRVMALELLVNTAAVSATIRDGKTFMLPGIMQTGKNVGMITMDESLRRLYIKGLITQEEALFRSEDKNQMRNFFTS, encoded by the coding sequence ATGTCCGAGCACCGCGTACTCGACCACGTTGACGAATATCTCAGACTCGGCCGCGAGTATGAATGTTCCGACATCCATTTGCCGACGGCTTATCCCCCGGCATGGCGTCGTCATGGCCAACTTTCGCCCATCTGGAACGATCATCCTCCGCTCACGGCCGAGGATACGGAACGGCTCGCCCGCTCCTTTCTTAGTGAACGCGAATGGACCCGTCTTCAGGAGAATGGCGACGTTGACTTCGCTTATTCAAATGGCGACGGCCGCTATCGCGCCTCGGTGGTGAAGCAGCGTCTCGGCTACGACATGGTTTTCCGGATCATCACCGGGGTGATCCGCTCGATGGAAGAGATCAATCTTCCGGTGGAGCACTTGACCCCGCTGACCCGTTATCACAACGGGCTGATCCTGGTGACGGGAGCCGTGGGTTCCGGCAAGTCCACCACGCTGGCCGCGCTCGTCGATTTCATCAATGCGGACCGTGAGGACCACATCCTCACGCTGGAAGACCCCATCGAGTATGTCTTCGAATCGAAGGGCTGCCAGGTCAACCAGCGCGAGGTCCACACGCACACCGAGTCCTTCGCGAAGGCCCTGCGCGGCGCCCTGCGGGAAGACCCGGACGTGATCATGGTCGGTGAAATGCGCGACCTTGAGACCATCTCGCTGGCGCTCACCGCCGCGGAAACCGGTCACTTGGTGCTCGGCACCCTCCACACCGGCAATGCCCCGCGAACCCTGGACCGCGTGCTCGACGTGTTCCCGGTCGATCAGCGCGAGCAGATCCGCATCATGGTCTCCGAATCGCTGCGCGGTGTCTTGTCCCAGCAGCTCGTACCGCGTGCGGACGGGCAGGGCCGGGTGATGGCGCTGGAGCTTCTGGTGAATACCGCCGCTGTCTCGGCCACCATCCGCGATGGCAAGACCTTCATGCTGCCCGGCATCATGCAGACCGGTAAGAACGTCGGCATGATCACCATGGATGAGTCGCTGCGCCGCCTCTACATCAAGGGTTTGATCACGCAGGAAGAAGCGCTCTTCCGCAGCGAGGATAAGAACCAGATGCGCAATTTCTTCACTTCCTGA
- a CDS encoding type IV pilus twitching motility protein PilT: MAVIDAYFQYLVANKGSDLHLSEGQPPKIRKHGSVVAIPDQPVLQGESFKAMLAEICDPKAFEKYLEGGDLDFAYSMDEESRFRCNYLKQNHGLGAVFRLIPTEIMSLESLGVPEVVKQFGHIRSGLVLVTGPTGSGKSTTLAALLDYINTNYNRHIITIEEPIEFVHRNKRSIITQREVPIQTPSFSDGLRAALREDADIVLVGEMRDLETISLALTAAETGLLVFGTLHTNNARKTVDRIIDVFPADQQSQVRTMLAASLRGVLAQLLCKRSDKPGRVAVHEIMFATPAVSAIIREGATQKLYDVITGGKGEGMQFMDESIWNQLQAGKISPEEAYMKAIDKTRFKKFLPDRSSHLGDASGESPMEH, translated from the coding sequence ATGGCCGTCATCGACGCTTATTTCCAGTACCTCGTCGCGAACAAGGGGTCGGACCTCCACCTTTCGGAAGGTCAGCCGCCGAAGATCCGCAAGCACGGCTCCGTGGTAGCCATCCCCGACCAGCCTGTCCTGCAAGGGGAGAGCTTCAAGGCGATGCTCGCGGAGATCTGTGATCCGAAAGCTTTCGAGAAATACCTTGAAGGCGGTGATCTCGACTTCGCCTACTCGATGGACGAGGAGTCGCGCTTCCGCTGCAACTACCTCAAGCAAAACCACGGCCTCGGCGCGGTATTCCGCTTGATCCCGACCGAGATCATGTCCTTGGAATCCCTGGGCGTGCCGGAGGTCGTGAAGCAGTTCGGGCACATCCGCTCCGGTCTGGTGCTGGTCACCGGTCCGACCGGTTCGGGCAAGTCCACCACGCTGGCGGCGCTCCTCGACTACATCAATACGAACTACAACCGGCACATCATCACGATCGAGGAGCCGATCGAGTTCGTGCACCGCAACAAGCGCTCGATCATCACCCAGCGCGAGGTGCCGATCCAGACGCCTTCCTTCTCCGATGGCCTGCGCGCCGCCCTGCGTGAAGACGCGGATATCGTGCTGGTGGGTGAGATGCGCGACCTTGAAACCATCTCGCTCGCCCTGACGGCGGCGGAAACCGGCCTGCTGGTGTTCGGTACCCTGCACACCAACAACGCCCGTAAGACGGTCGACCGTATCATCGACGTGTTCCCCGCCGACCAGCAGTCGCAGGTGCGCACCATGCTCGCGGCCTCGCTCCGCGGCGTGCTCGCCCAGCTTCTCTGCAAGCGCAGCGACAAGCCGGGCCGCGTGGCCGTGCACGAGATCATGTTCGCGACGCCTGCCGTCTCGGCCATTATCCGTGAAGGCGCCACCCAGAAGCTCTACGACGTCATTACGGGCGGTAAGGGCGAGGGCATGCAGTTCATGGACGAGTCGATCTGGAACCAGCTCCAAGCCGGCAAGATCTCTCCGGAAGAAGCCTACATGAAGGCGATCGACAAGACGCGCTTCAAGAAGTTCCTGCCGGACCGCTCGTCGCATCTGGGCGATGCTTCCGGCGAGAGCCCGATGGAGCATTGA
- a CDS encoding rhodanese-like domain-containing protein — protein sequence MKVVTELALVVILASAGALATWKIAGPPDRAIACDPAKMSEEEICLATVTAEWPDALWIDARSEEAWKKDGLPGSIHITTMGQVSFDEQLAAVFDKLAGAQRAVVYCDGLNCNLSKEVVRQIKVYGLPLEAKALYGGVEALKAAGMIKAPTPAS from the coding sequence ATGAAAGTCGTCACGGAGCTGGCATTGGTGGTGATCCTCGCTTCCGCAGGCGCGCTCGCCACGTGGAAGATCGCCGGACCGCCGGATCGGGCCATCGCCTGCGATCCTGCCAAAATGAGCGAGGAGGAGATTTGCCTCGCCACCGTGACAGCCGAATGGCCGGACGCCCTCTGGATCGACGCCCGCTCCGAGGAAGCATGGAAAAAGGACGGGCTTCCCGGCTCCATCCACATCACCACCATGGGTCAGGTCAGCTTCGACGAACAGCTCGCCGCCGTCTTCGACAAGCTAGCGGGCGCCCAACGCGCGGTGGTGTATTGCGACGGGCTGAACTGCAATCTCAGCAAGGAAGTGGTCCGGCAGATCAAGGTCTACGGGCTGCCACTGGAGGCGAAGGCCCTCTACGGCGGCGTGGAAGCGCTCAAGGCCGCGGGAATGATCAAGGCCCCCACCCCAGCGAGTTGA
- a CDS encoding DUF1573 domain-containing protein, giving the protein MRSILLAALALCAPLAAAELKFETKLRELNITADEAKAVTEFPFKNESSEDVEIVEYTSGCSCLSASISPSGKLIYKPGESGIIRSEFELSALAGTVDKAVAIRLKGDPKDEPSIVLNTRIHIPVLVEMEPKTLFWNVGEDAKPKSVTLTMKHSEPIKVVKISGADSRFTQELKTIEEGKKYEIVVTPAKTAEVAMGVIHIETDCKLQRHRSQRVFMVVRKAPATATAAKP; this is encoded by the coding sequence ATGCGCTCGATACTTCTCGCCGCCCTCGCTCTCTGTGCGCCCCTCGCCGCGGCGGAACTGAAGTTCGAAACCAAGCTGCGCGAGTTGAACATCACGGCCGACGAGGCCAAGGCGGTCACCGAGTTTCCCTTCAAGAACGAGTCCTCGGAGGATGTGGAGATCGTGGAATACACCTCCGGCTGCTCCTGCCTGAGCGCCTCCATCAGCCCTTCCGGCAAGCTGATCTACAAACCCGGCGAAAGCGGAATCATCCGCTCTGAGTTCGAGCTCAGCGCCTTGGCCGGCACGGTGGACAAGGCGGTGGCCATCCGGCTGAAGGGCGATCCGAAGGACGAGCCCTCCATCGTCCTCAATACCCGCATCCACATCCCGGTGCTGGTCGAGATGGAGCCCAAGACCCTCTTCTGGAATGTCGGGGAAGACGCCAAACCGAAGAGCGTGACCCTGACGATGAAGCACAGCGAGCCGATCAAGGTGGTCAAGATTTCCGGTGCCGACAGCCGCTTCACGCAGGAGCTGAAGACGATCGAGGAAGGCAAGAAATACGAGATCGTCGTGACTCCGGCCAAGACCGCCGAGGTGGCAATGGGAGTGATCCACATCGAGACCGACTGCAAGCTCCAGCGGCACCGCTCCCAGCGGGTCTTCATGGTGGTGCGCAAGGCCCCGGCAACCGCCACCGCCGCCAAACCATGA